One genomic segment of Eikenella corrodens includes these proteins:
- a CDS encoding CPCC family cysteine-rich protein has translation MVIDREQAMRQLAEHEISQLSDEQKLNLVLDYWYLFEDFDLSHELKFFLANHEAESLTEYTDFFRLIVLIGLADKCKIFNNKYLAEELKRYTQNEFQVSGNEKQTLSPCPCCSFYSLSPPTDYAVCPICQWENDGTAGEQYSAINRGTLSRYRENFLKKHSKSPLQTKYIL, from the coding sequence ATGGTAATAGACCGCGAACAAGCCATGCGCCAACTGGCCGAACACGAAATCAGCCAACTCTCTGACGAACAAAAGCTCAATCTGGTTTTGGATTATTGGTATTTGTTTGAAGACTTTGACCTCAGCCACGAATTAAAATTCTTTCTCGCCAACCATGAAGCCGAAAGCCTAACCGAATACACCGATTTTTTCCGCCTCATCGTCCTTATTGGATTGGCGGATAAATGTAAAATATTCAACAACAAATACCTAGCCGAAGAATTAAAACGTTATACTCAAAACGAATTTCAAGTAAGCGGCAACGAAAAACAAACCTTATCCCCTTGCCCCTGCTGCTCGTTTTATTCCCTCAGTCCTCCAACGGATTACGCTGTTTGCCCGATTTGCCAATGGGAAAACGACGGCACGGCCGGCGAGCAATACTCCGCCATCAACCGCGGCACACTCAGCCGCTATCGGGAAAACTTCCTGAAAAAGCATTCAAAAAGCCCACTACAAACCAAATACATTTTGTAA
- the hemC gene encoding hydroxymethylbilane synthase — MIPHKLVIASRESALAMWQAEHIQSRLRTLYPGCEVSILGLTTQGDRILDKTLSKIGGKGLFVKELEQALSDGRADLAVHSIKDVPMVLPEGFALAAICERESPFDAFVSNNYQRLEDLPAGAVVGTSSLRREAQLRARFPQLQVAPLRGNVQTRLAKLDQGDYAAIILAEAGLKRLGLTQRIRHTLSPADSLPAAGQGALGIEIAAHRSELLPLLAPLNHAQTAACVTAERALARALGGSCQVPLAAYCTKQDGLLTLHGLVGHPDGSVILREEAQAPREYADALGRAVAKKLADNGAQELIAAVLAEQAT, encoded by the coding sequence ATGATCCCGCACAAACTTGTTATCGCCAGCCGCGAAAGCGCCCTCGCCATGTGGCAGGCCGAACACATCCAATCCCGCCTGCGTACGCTCTATCCCGGCTGCGAAGTATCCATCCTCGGCCTCACCACCCAAGGCGACCGCATCCTCGATAAAACCCTCTCCAAAATCGGCGGCAAAGGCCTGTTTGTGAAAGAGCTCGAACAAGCCCTATCCGACGGCCGCGCCGACCTTGCCGTACACTCTATTAAAGACGTGCCGATGGTATTGCCCGAAGGCTTTGCCCTGGCCGCCATCTGCGAACGCGAAAGCCCGTTTGATGCCTTCGTTTCCAACAACTACCAGCGGCTTGAAGACCTGCCCGCCGGCGCCGTTGTCGGCACGTCCAGCCTGCGCCGCGAAGCCCAGCTACGCGCCCGTTTCCCGCAGCTTCAGGTAGCCCCTTTGCGCGGCAATGTGCAAACCCGCCTTGCCAAACTCGACCAGGGCGACTACGCCGCCATCATCCTGGCCGAAGCCGGCCTCAAACGCCTCGGCCTCACCCAGCGCATCCGCCACACCCTCTCCCCCGCCGACAGCCTGCCCGCCGCCGGCCAAGGCGCGCTCGGCATCGAAATCGCCGCGCACCGCAGCGAACTGCTACCCCTGCTCGCCCCCCTGAACCACGCCCAAACCGCCGCCTGCGTTACCGCCGAACGTGCCCTCGCCCGCGCGCTGGGCGGCAGCTGCCAAGTGCCGCTGGCCGCCTACTGCACCAAGCAAGACGGCCTGCTCACCCTGCACGGCCTGGTCGGCCATCCTGACGGCTCCGTCATCCTGAGAGAAGAAGCCCAAGCCCCGCGCGAATACGCCGATGCCCTCGGCCGCGCCGTCGCCAAGAAACTGGCCGACAACGGCGCCCAAGAGCTCATCGCCGCCGTGCTGGCCGAGCAGGCCACCTGA
- a CDS encoding tetratricopeptide repeat protein: protein MKPKSLYRAALLEYLFYASLTADPAEASAAYRTYRQLARKGCPDGWFGLGRARQYGYGVKPNPAKAEKYYRRAAKLGHAEAQEALGCLYEFAEKPDYRRARKWYARNAAQRSSATPDAAYRLGYLYEKGLGGKKDIQMACQFYRKDAKAGHPDAQRALGYCYEKGLGLPENHAKARKWYARAALQADATACNNLGFLYHNGKGVRRSKKLAEKWYKLAARAGSILALSNLGVLYEDAGRLKKAVRYYRRAAEAGNKYAAKQLKRLDK from the coding sequence ATGAAACCTAAATCACTCTACCGCGCCGCCCTGCTCGAATACCTCTTTTATGCCTCCTTAACCGCCGATCCTGCCGAAGCCAGCGCCGCCTACCGCACCTACCGCCAACTTGCCAGAAAAGGCTGTCCCGACGGCTGGTTCGGCCTCGGCCGCGCCCGCCAGTACGGCTACGGCGTCAAGCCAAATCCCGCCAAGGCCGAAAAATACTACCGCCGTGCCGCCAAACTCGGCCACGCCGAAGCACAGGAAGCCCTCGGCTGCCTATACGAATTTGCCGAAAAACCTGACTACCGCCGCGCCCGCAAATGGTACGCCCGCAACGCCGCCCAACGCAGCAGCGCCACCCCCGATGCAGCCTACCGCCTCGGTTACCTATATGAAAAAGGCCTCGGCGGTAAAAAAGACATCCAAATGGCCTGCCAGTTCTACCGCAAAGATGCCAAGGCTGGCCATCCCGATGCCCAACGCGCCCTCGGTTACTGCTACGAAAAAGGCCTAGGCCTGCCCGAAAACCATGCCAAAGCCCGCAAATGGTATGCCCGCGCCGCCCTGCAGGCCGATGCCACCGCCTGCAACAACCTAGGCTTCCTCTACCACAACGGCAAAGGCGTGCGCCGCAGCAAAAAACTGGCGGAGAAATGGTACAAACTCGCCGCCCGCGCGGGCAGCATCCTTGCCTTATCAAACCTCGGCGTTCTCTATGAAGACGCAGGCCGTCTGAAAAAAGCCGTCCGCTACTACCGTCGTGCTGCCGAGGCAGGCAACAAATATGCCGCCAAGCAATTGAAGCGGCTGGACAAATAA